One genomic window of Comamonas serinivorans includes the following:
- a CDS encoding IMPACT family protein, whose protein sequence is MPFTLRAPCHSELTIKKSRFIGCVQAVASREEAQRIVQDLWRVHPQAAHVCWALMAGGQSAAADDGEPSGTAGRPMLEVLRHQDLTGVLATVVRYFGGVKLGAGGLVRAYTDAVAQALLQAERQPVIALTELHFACAYPHEGLVRRAIEAHAVTLLQVDHGSDVRWRVKLPQAQAADWLDALANQCQGRLQRIEPD, encoded by the coding sequence ATGCCTTTCACCCTGCGCGCGCCTTGCCACAGCGAGCTGACGATCAAGAAAAGCCGCTTCATCGGCTGCGTGCAGGCCGTGGCGTCGCGCGAGGAGGCCCAGCGCATCGTCCAGGACCTGTGGCGGGTACATCCGCAGGCGGCCCACGTGTGCTGGGCCCTGATGGCCGGTGGTCAGTCGGCCGCGGCCGACGACGGCGAACCCTCGGGCACGGCCGGCCGGCCCATGCTCGAGGTCTTGCGCCATCAAGACCTGACCGGGGTGCTGGCCACCGTGGTGCGGTACTTCGGCGGCGTGAAGCTCGGCGCCGGCGGCCTGGTGCGCGCCTACACCGACGCGGTGGCCCAGGCGCTGCTGCAGGCCGAGCGGCAGCCCGTGATCGCCCTGACCGAGCTGCACTTCGCCTGCGCGTATCCCCACGAAGGCCTGGTGCGCCGCGCCATCGAGGCCCATGCCGTCACCCTGCTGCAGGTGGACCACGGCTCGGACGTGCGCTGGCGGGTCAAGCTGCCCCAGGCGCAAGCGGCCGACTGGCTGGACGCGCTGGCCAACCAATGCCAGGGGCGGCTACAGCGCATCGAGCCGGACTGA
- a CDS encoding glutathione S-transferase family protein — protein MTDLTLYTHPMSRGRATRWMLEETRLPYDEVILDWTGSMKSPAYLAINPMGKVPALRHGDVVVTENAAIALYLADLVPELQLAPPPGSAERGTYYRWMLFLAGPFEALLTARQAGALAPPTSAGYGQADDTLHVLQQAVRDQRHLVGNHFTMLDLYAAACLGYYMQVGVVPKLPEFEAYVAPHLARPACTAAASRDNALAAALPTP, from the coding sequence ATGACCGACCTGACCCTGTACACCCACCCCATGTCGCGCGGCCGCGCCACGCGCTGGATGCTGGAGGAAACGCGCCTGCCCTACGACGAGGTGATCCTGGACTGGACCGGCAGCATGAAGTCACCGGCCTACCTCGCCATCAACCCCATGGGCAAGGTACCGGCCCTGCGTCACGGCGACGTGGTGGTGACGGAGAACGCCGCCATCGCCCTGTACCTGGCCGACCTGGTGCCCGAGCTGCAGCTGGCACCGCCCCCGGGCAGCGCCGAGCGCGGCACCTACTACCGCTGGATGCTGTTTCTCGCCGGTCCGTTCGAAGCCCTGCTGACCGCGCGGCAGGCGGGCGCACTGGCACCGCCCACCAGCGCGGGCTACGGCCAGGCCGACGACACCCTGCACGTGCTGCAGCAGGCCGTGCGCGACCAGCGGCACCTGGTGGGCAACCACTTCACCATGCTGGACCTGTATGCGGCCGCTTGCCTGGGCTATTACATGCAGGTCGGTGTTGTGCCCAAGCTGCCCGAGTTCGAGGCCTATGTGGCGCCGCACCTTGCACGCCCGGCCTGCACGGCCGCCGCCAGCCGGGACAACGCGCTGGCGGCGGCCCTGCCCACGCCCTGA
- a CDS encoding phytanoyl-CoA dioxygenase family protein, with protein sequence MKNLFKSLFFPAPKPQASASGGSGRPKAREEAGAEFYSDFGGLWIDRRDALAVLDRKAAEDPDVAVLRPQIEQFIRDGYVVLEQAVSHELIDAYTAELQRHIASGISPLQVSVPVQGPQDKSVVSLADADVKAPLSKILDTYACMPSALPMVFNEAVHKFLRAVFEEEVLAFQGLHFERGSTQAIHQDTAYVVADRPLEICASWLALEDIQPGSGELIYYVGSHHALADWKYSGRFKHYNHERDPHAEHMGHLNSLVERSEAQGLELAHFLPKKGDVLIWSADLAHGGSQILNPDVTRRSLVTHFSPQSATPNYFRYLPKDKQVYRTYQPGCHTATMYY encoded by the coding sequence ATGAAAAATCTGTTCAAGTCCCTGTTCTTTCCAGCTCCCAAGCCACAGGCCAGCGCATCGGGGGGCTCTGGGCGCCCCAAGGCGCGCGAAGAGGCTGGTGCCGAGTTCTACAGCGACTTCGGCGGTTTGTGGATTGACCGGAGGGACGCCTTGGCCGTTTTGGACCGCAAGGCGGCCGAGGACCCCGATGTTGCCGTCTTGCGCCCGCAGATCGAGCAGTTCATCCGAGACGGCTATGTGGTGTTGGAGCAGGCGGTGTCGCATGAGCTGATCGATGCGTACACCGCGGAGTTGCAACGTCACATCGCCTCGGGGATCTCACCGCTGCAGGTCAGTGTGCCGGTCCAAGGGCCCCAGGACAAAAGTGTGGTTTCCCTGGCCGATGCAGATGTGAAGGCGCCGCTGTCCAAAATCCTGGACACCTACGCCTGCATGCCCAGTGCCTTGCCCATGGTGTTCAACGAAGCGGTGCATAAGTTTTTGAGGGCGGTGTTCGAAGAGGAGGTGCTGGCCTTTCAAGGATTGCATTTCGAACGGGGCTCCACACAGGCCATTCACCAGGACACGGCGTACGTGGTGGCGGATCGGCCATTGGAGATTTGTGCGTCCTGGCTGGCGCTGGAAGACATTCAGCCCGGTTCCGGTGAGCTGATCTACTACGTGGGAAGCCACCATGCGCTGGCCGATTGGAAGTACAGCGGCCGATTCAAGCACTACAACCACGAACGCGATCCGCACGCGGAGCACATGGGGCACCTCAACAGCCTGGTCGAACGCTCCGAGGCCCAGGGTCTGGAGCTGGCGCATTTCCTGCCTAAAAAGGGTGATGTGCTCATATGGTCGGCCGATCTGGCCCATGGCGGCAGCCAGATTTTGAACCCGGATGTCACGCGCCGCAGTCTGGTGACCCATTTCTCGCCGCAGTCGGCAACGCCGAATTACTTCCGCTACTTGCCCAAGGACAAGCAGGTCTATCGGACCTACCAGCCGGGTTGTCACACGGCCACGATGTATTACTGA
- the hfq gene encoding RNA chaperone Hfq, with protein MSNKGQLLQDPFLNTLRREHVPVSIYLVNGIKLQGQIESFDQYVVLLRNTVTQMVYKHAISTIVPGRPVNLALNDAGEGQA; from the coding sequence GTGAGCAATAAAGGGCAACTTCTACAAGACCCGTTTCTCAACACCCTGCGTCGCGAGCATGTGCCAGTGTCCATTTATTTGGTCAACGGCATCAAGCTGCAAGGTCAGATTGAGTCTTTCGACCAGTATGTGGTCCTCCTGCGAAACACGGTGACCCAGATGGTGTACAAGCACGCCATCTCGACCATTGTTCCCGGCCGCCCTGTGAACCTGGCCCTGAACGACGCTGGAGAAGGCCAGGCCTGA
- a CDS encoding TRAP transporter large permease: MEFIANNYAPIMFAGLIVFLLLGFPVAFSLGACGLFFGVMGIELGVFPAHVMAWLPQRLIGIMANDTLLAVPFFTLMGLVLERSGMAEDLLDTVGQVFGPMRGGLALAVIFVGALLAATTGVVAASVISMGLISLPIMLRYGYDRKLTSGVIAASGTLAQIIPPSLVLIIMADQLGKSVGDMYKGAFVPAFILVGLYVLYIVCLAIFKPASVPALPREARIYRQPDGSSGYTSLWVLLALSAAVSFFIAEHLEAVHAWFGKPVDVVATDERVVVAVCGGTFVAFVIAMANKLLKLNMLSRLAERVTFVLIPPLLLIFLVLGTIFLGVATPTEGGAMGAVGALLMAWLRGRLPFHQLKQALASTTKLSSFVMFILIGATVFSMVFQAADGPLWVEHLLTDLPGGPVGFLIFVNVLIFFLAFFLDYFELSFIVIPLLGPVADKMGIDLIWFGVLLAVNMQTSFMHPPFGFALFFLRSVAPEKQYVDKVTHKVMEPVTTMQIYKGAIPFLIIQLTMVGLLIAFPQLVTGSLDKKVDVDMNAVGEQMLRDLNAQEGGSSTASDVPNAGGYGDNPFATSGDSPATEGQAPAEAAPSSGDDGNYGYNPYGEAAEPAPGAEASGGEAPGAAATEAPAGASTEDAAAKALEDALRAQESK, translated from the coding sequence ATGGAGTTCATTGCCAACAACTACGCCCCCATCATGTTTGCGGGGCTGATCGTGTTTCTGCTGCTGGGTTTCCCAGTGGCCTTCAGCCTGGGGGCCTGCGGCCTCTTCTTCGGTGTCATGGGCATCGAGCTGGGCGTGTTCCCCGCCCACGTGATGGCCTGGTTGCCCCAGCGCCTGATCGGCATCATGGCGAACGACACGCTGCTCGCCGTGCCCTTCTTCACGCTCATGGGCCTGGTGCTCGAACGAAGCGGCATGGCCGAAGACCTGCTCGACACCGTCGGCCAGGTGTTCGGCCCCATGCGCGGCGGCCTGGCCCTTGCGGTGATCTTCGTCGGCGCCCTGCTTGCTGCCACCACCGGCGTGGTCGCTGCGTCGGTGATCTCCATGGGCCTGATCTCGCTGCCCATCATGCTGCGCTACGGCTATGACCGGAAACTGACCAGCGGCGTGATCGCTGCCTCAGGCACGCTGGCGCAAATCATCCCGCCCTCGCTGGTGCTCATCATCATGGCCGACCAGCTCGGCAAGAGCGTGGGCGACATGTACAAGGGCGCCTTCGTGCCGGCCTTCATCCTGGTCGGGTTGTACGTGCTGTACATCGTCTGCCTGGCCATTTTCAAGCCCGCCAGCGTGCCGGCCCTGCCCCGCGAGGCCCGCATCTACCGCCAACCCGACGGCAGCAGCGGCTACACCTCGCTGTGGGTGCTGCTGGCCCTGTCGGCCGCCGTGTCGTTCTTCATCGCCGAGCACCTGGAAGCCGTGCACGCCTGGTTCGGCAAACCCGTGGACGTCGTCGCCACCGACGAACGCGTGGTGGTCGCGGTCTGCGGCGGCACCTTCGTCGCCTTCGTCATCGCCATGGCCAACAAGCTGCTCAAGCTGAACATGCTCTCGCGCCTGGCCGAACGCGTCACCTTCGTGCTGATTCCGCCGCTGCTGCTCATCTTCCTGGTGCTGGGCACCATCTTCCTGGGCGTGGCCACACCGACCGAAGGCGGCGCCATGGGCGCGGTGGGCGCGCTGTTGATGGCCTGGTTGCGCGGCCGCCTGCCGTTCCATCAGCTCAAGCAAGCCCTGGCCTCCACCACCAAGCTGTCCAGTTTCGTGATGTTCATCCTCATCGGCGCCACCGTGTTCTCCATGGTGTTCCAGGCGGCCGACGGCCCGCTGTGGGTCGAGCACCTGCTCACGGATCTGCCAGGCGGCCCGGTCGGCTTCCTCATCTTCGTGAACGTGCTGATCTTCTTCCTCGCGTTCTTCCTCGACTACTTCGAGCTGTCGTTCATCGTCATTCCCCTGCTCGGCCCCGTGGCTGACAAGATGGGCATCGACCTGATCTGGTTCGGCGTGCTGCTGGCCGTGAACATGCAGACCTCGTTCATGCACCCGCCGTTCGGCTTCGCGCTGTTCTTCCTGCGCTCGGTCGCCCCCGAAAAGCAGTACGTGGACAAGGTCACGCACAAGGTCATGGAGCCCGTGACCACCATGCAGATCTACAAGGGCGCCATCCCCTTCCTCATCATCCAGCTGACCATGGTCGGCCTCCTGATCGCCTTCCCGCAACTGGTGACCGGCAGCCTGGACAAAAAGGTGGATGTGGACATGAACGCCGTCGGCGAGCAGATGCTGCGCGACCTGAACGCCCAGGAAGGCGGCAGCAGCACCGCCAGCGACGTGCCCAATGCCGGTGGCTATGGCGACAACCCCTTCGCCACCTCGGGCGACAGCCCGGCCACCGAAGGCCAGGCGCCGGCCGAAGCCGCCCCCAGCTCGGGCGACGACGGCAACTACGGCTACAACCCGTATGGCGAAGCCGCCGAGCCTGCGCCGGGCGCCGAGGCATCAGGTGGCGAGGCACCCGGGGCTGCCGCGACCGAAGCGCCCGCGGGCGCATCGACCGAGGACGCGGCCGCCAAGGCGCTGGAAGACGCCCTGCGCGCGCAAGAAAGCAAGTGA
- the yjgA gene encoding ribosome biogenesis factor YjgA — MSRKPKKGYFVKGHFVAAGSELDQELQRELRGGEAPTKTELKAQSTELQALGEALLTLRSDLRAKIALPDRLAEAIAELGRITNFEGKRRQSQFVGKLMRKLDEDEVQAIREALELQRQGANADAAALHAAEHWRERLVADDAAVTDWLAQFPATDTQQLRALVRQARKDHIAPDARAVSEGKAPRQGRAFRELFQLVREQMLAARDAQGEADTDREAHDDEA; from the coding sequence ATGTCCCGCAAACCCAAAAAAGGTTACTTCGTCAAAGGCCACTTTGTGGCGGCCGGCAGCGAACTCGACCAGGAGCTGCAGCGCGAACTGCGCGGCGGCGAAGCGCCCACCAAAACCGAACTCAAGGCACAAAGCACCGAGCTGCAGGCGCTGGGCGAAGCCCTGCTGACGCTGCGCAGCGACCTGCGCGCCAAGATCGCCCTGCCCGACCGCCTGGCCGAAGCCATCGCCGAGCTGGGCCGCATCACCAACTTCGAGGGCAAGCGCCGTCAGAGCCAGTTCGTCGGCAAGCTGATGCGCAAGCTGGACGAGGACGAGGTGCAGGCCATCCGCGAAGCGCTGGAGCTGCAGCGCCAGGGCGCCAACGCCGACGCCGCCGCCCTGCATGCGGCCGAGCATTGGCGCGAGCGCCTGGTGGCCGATGACGCCGCCGTCACCGACTGGCTGGCGCAGTTTCCGGCCACCGACACCCAGCAGCTGCGCGCGCTGGTGCGCCAGGCCCGCAAGGACCACATCGCGCCCGATGCCCGTGCCGTGTCCGAAGGCAAGGCGCCGCGCCAGGGCCGGGCGTTTCGCGAGCTGTTTCAGCTGGTGCGCGAGCAGATGCTGGCCGCCCGCGACGCGCAAGGCGAGGCCGACACCGACCGCGAAGCCCACGACGACGAGGCCTGA
- a CDS encoding helix-turn-helix transcriptional regulator, translated as MSAPRSARLLTLLDELHRRRRPVQGAVLATRLGISLRTLYRDIDTLRAQGAEIDGEPGIGYLLRAGHLLPAMMFSAEELEAVVLGTRWVAAQGDAQLAVAAQAALDRIVTVLPPALRLQVETSGLFAPQWGTRPAEPWVATLRQAIRDGHRVRLQYADAEQRTSERVIWPFAMAFLADKRLLAAWCELRQGYRHFRADRVLALDDLGQPYPRPRHDLLRDWQQALRTSSVTADRS; from the coding sequence ATGAGCGCCCCCCGCTCGGCGCGCCTGCTGACCTTGCTGGACGAACTGCACCGACGCCGGCGGCCGGTGCAGGGGGCGGTGCTGGCCACGCGGCTGGGCATCAGCCTGCGAACGCTGTACCGCGACATCGACACCCTGCGCGCGCAGGGCGCAGAGATCGACGGCGAGCCCGGCATCGGCTACCTGCTGCGCGCCGGCCACCTGCTACCCGCCATGATGTTCTCGGCCGAGGAGCTGGAGGCCGTGGTGCTGGGCACACGCTGGGTGGCCGCGCAGGGCGACGCCCAACTGGCTGTGGCCGCCCAGGCAGCGCTGGACCGCATCGTCACCGTGCTGCCCCCGGCCCTGCGCCTGCAGGTGGAAACCAGCGGGCTGTTCGCGCCCCAGTGGGGCACGCGGCCAGCCGAGCCCTGGGTGGCCACGCTGCGCCAGGCCATCCGCGATGGCCACCGCGTGCGCCTGCAGTACGCCGACGCCGAGCAGCGCACCAGCGAACGCGTCATCTGGCCCTTCGCCATGGCGTTTCTGGCCGACAAGCGCCTGCTGGCTGCGTGGTGCGAGCTGCGTCAGGGCTATCGGCACTTTCGGGCCGACCGCGTGCTGGCGCTGGACGACCTGGGACAGCCCTACCCGCGCCCACGCCACGACCTGCTGCGCGACTGGCAGCAGGCCCTGCGCACGTCGTCCGTCACTGCTGACAGAAGCTGA
- the der gene encoding ribosome biogenesis GTPase Der, which produces MKPVIAIVGRPNVGKSTLFNRFTKSRDAIVADFAGLTRDRHYGHGRLGKREFIVIDTGGFEPEADAGIYKEMAKQTQQAVAEADVVLFVVDARAGLSGQDHDIAEYLRRLGKTALLVANKAEGMREGAQLAEFYELGLGDVLPVSAAHGQGVRSLLELALDSLNLPSDEDAEETQEEGVIRLAVAGRPNVGKSTLINTWLGEERLVAFDMPGTTRDAISVPFEREGQKFELIDTAGLRRKGRVFEAIEKFSVVKTLQAIEDANVVLLLLDATQGVTDQDAHIAGFIVDSGRALVVAINKWDAVDSYQREQVQASIDKRLAFLKFAQLHTISAQKRQGLGPLWGSLTRAHKAAYRKMSTPQLTRQLQEAVQFQQPKRAGMFRPKPRYAHQGGMNPPVIVIHGNSVEHLTDAYKRFLEGRFRQAFDLVGTPLRIETKTSHNPYAD; this is translated from the coding sequence ATGAAACCCGTGATCGCCATCGTGGGCCGGCCCAATGTCGGCAAGTCCACCTTGTTCAACCGCTTCACCAAGTCGCGTGATGCCATCGTGGCCGACTTTGCCGGCCTCACGCGTGATCGCCACTATGGCCATGGCCGCCTGGGCAAGCGCGAATTCATCGTCATCGACACCGGGGGCTTCGAGCCCGAGGCCGATGCCGGCATCTACAAAGAGATGGCCAAGCAAACCCAGCAGGCCGTGGCCGAGGCCGACGTGGTGTTGTTCGTGGTCGATGCGCGGGCCGGCCTGTCGGGCCAGGACCACGACATCGCCGAGTACCTGCGCCGCCTGGGCAAGACGGCGCTGCTGGTGGCCAACAAGGCCGAAGGCATGCGCGAAGGCGCGCAGCTGGCCGAGTTTTACGAGCTGGGCTTGGGCGACGTGCTGCCCGTGTCGGCCGCGCATGGCCAGGGCGTGCGCTCGCTGCTCGAGCTGGCGCTGGACTCGCTGAACCTGCCCAGCGACGAGGATGCCGAGGAGACGCAGGAAGAGGGCGTGATCCGCCTGGCCGTGGCCGGCCGGCCCAACGTCGGCAAGTCCACGCTGATCAACACCTGGCTGGGCGAAGAGCGCCTGGTGGCGTTCGACATGCCGGGCACCACGCGCGATGCCATCAGCGTGCCCTTCGAGCGCGAAGGCCAGAAGTTCGAGCTCATCGACACCGCCGGCCTGCGCCGCAAGGGTCGTGTGTTCGAGGCCATCGAGAAGTTCTCGGTCGTCAAGACCCTGCAGGCCATCGAAGACGCCAACGTCGTGCTGCTGCTGCTGGATGCCACGCAAGGTGTGACCGACCAGGACGCGCACATCGCCGGCTTCATCGTCGACAGCGGCCGCGCCTTGGTGGTGGCCATCAACAAATGGGACGCCGTGGACAGCTACCAGCGCGAGCAGGTGCAGGCCTCCATCGACAAGCGCCTGGCGTTCCTCAAGTTTGCGCAGCTGCACACCATTTCGGCGCAGAAGCGCCAGGGGCTGGGGCCGCTGTGGGGCTCGCTCACGCGGGCCCACAAGGCTGCCTACCGCAAGATGTCCACGCCTCAGCTCACGCGCCAGCTGCAAGAGGCCGTGCAATTCCAGCAACCCAAGCGCGCCGGCATGTTCCGGCCCAAGCCGCGTTACGCGCACCAGGGCGGCATGAACCCGCCCGTCATCGTGATCCACGGCAACTCCGTCGAGCACCTGACCGACGCCTACAAGCGCTTCCTCGAAGGGCGCTTCCGCCAGGCCTTCGACCTGGTCGGCACGCCGCTGCGCATCGAAACCAAGACCAGCCACAACCCCTACGCAGACTGA
- the mog gene encoding molybdopterin adenylyltransferase — translation MDPVRIGIVSISDRASRGVYADQGLPALQDWLTQALRNPLTIEARLIADEQALISQTLIELVDAGCALVLTTGGTGPAPRDVTPEATLAVADKVMPGFGEQMRQISLAFVPTALLSRQVAVIRGRSLIVNLPGQPKAIAETLAGLKDADGQPRVPGIFAAVPYCIDLIGGPYLETHDAVCAAFRPKSAQRPPRP, via the coding sequence TTGGACCCCGTTCGCATCGGCATCGTCTCCATCAGCGACCGCGCCAGCCGCGGCGTGTACGCCGACCAGGGCCTGCCCGCCCTGCAGGACTGGCTCACCCAGGCGCTGCGCAACCCGCTCACGATCGAGGCACGGCTGATCGCCGACGAGCAGGCCTTGATCTCGCAGACCCTGATCGAGCTCGTCGACGCCGGCTGCGCGCTGGTGCTGACCACGGGCGGCACCGGGCCCGCACCGCGCGACGTGACCCCCGAGGCCACGCTGGCCGTGGCCGACAAGGTCATGCCGGGCTTCGGCGAACAGATGCGGCAGATCAGCCTGGCCTTCGTGCCCACGGCCCTCCTGTCGCGCCAGGTGGCCGTCATCCGCGGCCGCAGCCTCATCGTCAACCTGCCCGGCCAACCCAAGGCCATCGCCGAGACGCTGGCCGGCTTGAAAGACGCCGACGGCCAGCCGCGCGTGCCCGGCATCTTCGCCGCCGTGCCCTACTGCATCGACCTGATCGGCGGGCCCTACCTCGAAACGCACGACGCAGTGTGCGCCGCGTTCCGCCCCAAATCGGCGCAGCGGCCGCCCAGGCCTTGA